In a single window of the Agrobacterium fabrum str. C58 genome:
- the fnrN gene encoding transcriptional regulator FnrN, whose translation MDTLQKTIHNSEYPVVCRSCEARHGGLCSTLTPQQLCDLNRHSSRKKLEAGNELLGQGELVTSYGNILNGVVKLSKMMSDGRQQIVGLQFAPDFLGRPFMAESKMTAEAATDVEICLFPRRIVDRMVTEVPDMERKLHSQSLKELDEARDWMLTLGRKSAQEKVASFLYMIATHIDPENDDKSCFDLPLSRADIADFLGLTIETVSRQMTKLRKEGTIRIENNRHITVPDLDVLSEAAGND comes from the coding sequence ATGGACACGCTGCAGAAGACCATCCACAATTCGGAATACCCCGTCGTATGCCGCTCCTGCGAGGCGCGTCACGGCGGTCTCTGCAGCACGTTGACGCCGCAGCAGCTCTGCGACCTGAACCGTCACTCCAGCCGCAAAAAACTGGAAGCCGGCAATGAGCTGCTTGGCCAGGGGGAGCTCGTCACCTCCTATGGCAACATCCTCAATGGCGTGGTGAAGCTTTCGAAAATGATGTCGGACGGTCGCCAGCAGATCGTCGGCCTGCAATTTGCCCCGGATTTTCTTGGCCGCCCGTTTATGGCGGAAAGCAAGATGACGGCGGAAGCTGCGACCGATGTGGAGATCTGCCTTTTTCCGCGCCGTATCGTCGACCGTATGGTCACCGAAGTGCCTGACATGGAACGCAAGCTGCACAGCCAGTCCCTGAAGGAACTGGACGAGGCGCGCGACTGGATGCTGACGCTGGGGCGCAAATCGGCGCAGGAAAAGGTTGCCAGCTTCCTTTATATGATCGCCACCCATATCGACCCGGAAAATGACGACAAGTCATGCTTCGATCTGCCGCTTTCACGCGCCGATATCGCTGACTTCCTCGGCCTCACCATCGAGACCGTTAGCCGGCAAATGACTAAGCTGCGCAAGGAAGGCACCATCCGCATCGAGAACAACCGCCATATCACGGTGCCGGATCTCGACGTTCTCAGCGAAGCCGCTGGTAACGACTGA
- a CDS encoding TadE/TadG family type IV pilus assembly protein, producing MFNGVRFFRDRSGSSAVEFAIIAPIFFLVLLTMIAYGIYLMAAYSVQQIAADAARTAVAGLNTTERQQLARDFVTKSDLSYAFMDKTRFTVNVATDPANANQFTVKVEYDARNLPIWSLYSYTLPEPVIRRFSTIRIGGA from the coding sequence ATGTTTAATGGAGTGCGTTTCTTTCGCGATCGGTCCGGCTCGTCAGCTGTCGAGTTCGCCATCATCGCACCGATTTTCTTTCTCGTCCTGCTGACCATGATCGCCTACGGTATCTATCTGATGGCGGCCTATTCGGTGCAGCAGATCGCCGCCGACGCGGCAAGAACGGCGGTTGCCGGGCTGAACACGACCGAACGTCAGCAGCTTGCCCGGGATTTCGTCACCAAAAGCGACCTCAGCTACGCCTTCATGGACAAGACGCGCTTCACCGTCAATGTCGCCACCGATCCCGCCAATGCCAACCAGTTTACGGTCAAAGTCGAATACGACGCCCGCAACCTGCCGATCTGGAGCCTCTATAGCTATACCCTGCCCGAGCCGGTCATCCGGCGTTTTTCCACCATCCGGATCGGAGGAGCATGA
- the hemN gene encoding oxygen-independent coproporphyrinogen III oxidase: MNTELLRKYSGAVPRYTSYPTAPHFHAGIDDTTYRGWLGALNHRNRISLYLHIPYCDRLCWFCACHTKHTLKYEPIAVYLEALKQEIAAVGALVSPDAVVSAVHFGGGSPTMLKPDDMVSLMDCLRRHFTFGLDPEISVEMDPNDLDDSRYDALAAVGMSRASLGVQDFDDKVQKTINRIQSFQQTKSVVDAVRARGVHSVNCDILYGLPFQTCETLKKTVGQIVSLNPDRVALFGYAHVPWMKKHQSLIPEHALPDIAERYRQMTMAGEMLKQAGYRAVGIDHFAKPADTLCQAVEAGALRRNFQGYTTDTADALIGLGASSVGRLPQGYVQNMVATREYQRMVGEGGLAAVKGIELSQDDHLRSHVIERLMCDFSIDLSDMQHRFGKVSHSVRDQAQQFAAGDRDGVVRLDADVFAVTEVGKPFVRHIAAIFDTYLGNGRGRHSVAV; encoded by the coding sequence ATGAATACGGAACTTCTTCGCAAATATTCGGGTGCAGTGCCGCGTTACACCAGCTATCCGACCGCTCCGCATTTCCACGCGGGAATCGATGACACGACCTATCGCGGCTGGCTCGGCGCGCTCAACCACAGGAACCGGATATCGCTTTACCTGCACATTCCCTATTGTGACCGGCTCTGCTGGTTCTGTGCCTGTCACACCAAGCACACGCTGAAATACGAGCCGATTGCCGTTTATCTGGAAGCACTTAAGCAGGAGATTGCTGCCGTTGGCGCACTTGTTTCGCCCGATGCGGTGGTGAGTGCCGTGCATTTCGGCGGCGGCTCGCCCACCATGCTGAAGCCTGATGACATGGTCAGCCTGATGGACTGTCTGCGGCGCCATTTCACCTTCGGGCTAGACCCCGAAATCAGCGTTGAGATGGACCCGAACGATCTGGATGACAGCCGTTACGATGCGCTTGCCGCCGTCGGCATGTCGCGGGCAAGCCTCGGTGTGCAGGACTTCGATGACAAAGTGCAAAAAACCATCAACCGCATCCAGTCCTTCCAACAGACGAAATCCGTCGTTGATGCGGTGCGGGCGAGGGGCGTGCACTCGGTCAATTGCGACATTCTTTATGGCCTGCCGTTCCAGACCTGCGAGACATTGAAGAAGACGGTTGGTCAGATCGTCTCTCTCAATCCGGACCGGGTGGCGCTTTTCGGTTATGCCCATGTGCCGTGGATGAAAAAACACCAGTCGCTGATCCCCGAACACGCGCTGCCTGATATTGCTGAGCGTTACCGCCAGATGACGATGGCGGGCGAGATGCTGAAGCAGGCGGGATATCGCGCAGTCGGCATCGACCACTTTGCCAAGCCGGCGGATACCTTATGCCAGGCCGTCGAGGCCGGGGCCCTGCGGCGGAATTTCCAGGGCTATACCACCGATACGGCCGATGCGCTGATCGGGCTTGGTGCATCATCCGTTGGTCGGTTGCCGCAGGGCTATGTGCAGAACATGGTGGCAACGCGCGAATATCAGCGCATGGTGGGTGAAGGCGGTCTTGCCGCCGTGAAGGGTATAGAATTATCGCAGGACGATCATTTGCGCTCGCATGTCATCGAAAGGCTGATGTGCGATTTCTCTATCGATCTTTCGGACATGCAGCACCGTTTCGGCAAGGTGAGCCATTCCGTGAGGGATCAGGCGCAACAGTTTGCCGCAGGCGACAGGGATGGTGTGGTGCGTCTGGACGCCGATGTTTTTGCCGTGACCGAGGTCGGAAAACCCTTCGTGCGTCATATCGCGGCAATCTTCGACACCTATCTCGGCAATGGACGCGGCCGTCATTCGGTTGCTGTTTAG
- a CDS encoding class II 3-deoxy-7-phosphoheptulonate synthase translates to MAQNWTPGSWRQKPIQQVPEYPDAAALAATEATLATYPPLVFAGEARRLKKQLANVAEGNAFLLQGGDCAESFLEHGADNIRDFFRAFLQMAVVLTYGAQLPVVKVGRIAGQFAKPRSSNVEVLDGVTLPSYRGDIINGIEFNEASRIPSPERQLDAYRQSAATLNLLRAFAMGGYANLENVHQWMLGFIKDSPQADRYRKLADRISETMNFMQAIGISAENNPSLRETDFFTSHEALLLGYEEALTRIDSTSGDWYATSGHMIWIGDRTRQLDHAHVEYFRGIKNPIGLKCGPSLTPDNLIELIDALNPANEAGRLTLICRFGHDKVADSLPKLIRAVEKEGRKVVWSCDPMHGNTITLNHYKTRPFERILSEVESFFQIHRAEGTHPGGIHIEMTGKDVTECTGGARAVTADSLSDRYHTHCDPRLNADQALELAFLLSERMKSGRDEKRLAIANA, encoded by the coding sequence ATGGCACAGAATTGGACCCCCGGCAGCTGGCGGCAGAAACCGATCCAGCAGGTTCCCGAATATCCTGATGCGGCCGCACTTGCGGCTACCGAAGCCACGCTTGCGACCTATCCGCCGCTGGTTTTTGCCGGTGAAGCCCGTCGCCTCAAAAAACAGCTCGCCAATGTGGCGGAAGGCAACGCCTTCCTGCTGCAGGGTGGCGACTGCGCCGAAAGCTTCCTCGAGCATGGCGCCGACAATATCCGCGACTTCTTCCGCGCTTTCCTGCAGATGGCCGTGGTGCTGACCTATGGCGCACAGCTGCCGGTGGTTAAGGTCGGTCGCATTGCCGGCCAGTTCGCCAAGCCGCGCTCTTCCAACGTGGAAGTGCTCGATGGCGTGACGCTGCCGTCCTACCGCGGTGACATCATCAACGGTATCGAATTCAACGAGGCCTCGCGCATTCCGAGCCCGGAGCGCCAGCTCGACGCCTATCGCCAGTCGGCCGCGACGCTTAACCTGCTGCGCGCTTTCGCGATGGGCGGTTACGCCAACCTTGAAAACGTCCACCAGTGGATGCTCGGTTTCATCAAGGACAGCCCGCAGGCGGACCGCTACCGCAAGCTGGCCGACCGCATTTCCGAAACCATGAACTTCATGCAGGCGATCGGCATCAGCGCGGAAAACAATCCGAGCCTGCGCGAGACCGATTTCTTCACCAGCCATGAAGCGTTGCTGCTTGGTTACGAAGAAGCGCTGACCCGTATCGATTCCACCTCGGGCGACTGGTACGCGACGTCGGGTCACATGATCTGGATCGGTGACCGCACGCGTCAGCTCGACCATGCGCATGTGGAATATTTCCGCGGCATCAAGAATCCGATCGGCCTGAAGTGCGGTCCGTCGCTGACGCCTGACAATCTGATCGAGCTGATCGATGCACTGAACCCGGCAAACGAAGCCGGGCGCCTGACGCTGATCTGCCGTTTCGGCCATGACAAGGTGGCGGACAGCCTGCCGAAGCTCATCCGTGCGGTGGAGAAAGAAGGCCGTAAGGTTGTCTGGTCCTGCGATCCGATGCATGGCAATACGATCACGCTCAACCACTACAAGACGCGTCCGTTCGAGCGCATCCTGTCGGAAGTCGAAAGCTTCTTCCAGATCCATCGCGCCGAAGGCACGCATCCGGGCGGCATCCACATCGAGATGACCGGCAAGGACGTGACGGAATGCACGGGTGGCGCGCGCGCCGTGACGGCGGATTCGCTGTCCGACCGTTACCACACCCATTGCGATCCGCGCCTCAACGCCGATCAGGCGCTGGAACTGGCGTTCCTGCTGTCCGAGCGTATGAAGAGCGGTCGCGACGAAAAGCGTCTGGCAATCGCCAACGCCTGA
- the radC gene encoding RadC family protein: MAKRPALPSADLSPTSGFEAGEGDLFNGADERGFFAEPRSAPKKAARAVTATEQEADAAHYHGHRDRLRTRYRDGGDAALADYELLELLLFRLIPRRDTKPIAKALIARFGTLGSVLGAPLPLLQEVKGVGEAVALDLKLVASVSQRMLKSEIRNKQVLGSWSSVIDYCHAAMAHETREQFRILFLDKRNVLIADEVQGQGTVDHTPVYPREIVRRALELSSTALILIHNHPSGDPTPSRADIEMTKTIIDTAKPLGITVHDHIIIGKDGHASFKGLRLI; this comes from the coding sequence ATGGCAAAACGCCCTGCCCTGCCTTCCGCCGATCTTTCCCCGACGTCAGGCTTTGAGGCTGGCGAAGGCGATCTGTTCAACGGGGCGGATGAGCGCGGCTTTTTCGCCGAACCGCGAAGCGCGCCAAAGAAGGCCGCGCGGGCCGTGACTGCCACAGAACAAGAAGCGGATGCCGCTCACTATCACGGCCACCGCGACCGGCTGCGGACACGTTATCGCGATGGTGGTGATGCAGCACTTGCCGATTATGAATTGCTGGAACTTCTGCTGTTTCGGCTGATCCCGCGACGCGACACCAAACCGATTGCCAAGGCGCTCATCGCCCGTTTCGGAACGCTCGGCAGCGTGCTCGGCGCCCCTTTGCCGCTGTTGCAAGAAGTGAAGGGGGTCGGCGAAGCCGTGGCGCTTGATCTAAAGCTCGTCGCCTCCGTTTCCCAGCGCATGCTGAAAAGCGAAATTCGCAATAAGCAGGTTCTCGGCTCCTGGTCGTCGGTGATCGACTATTGCCATGCCGCCATGGCCCATGAGACGCGCGAGCAGTTCCGCATCCTCTTCCTCGACAAACGCAACGTCCTGATCGCCGACGAGGTGCAGGGTCAGGGAACCGTCGACCATACCCCGGTCTACCCCCGCGAAATCGTGCGCCGGGCGCTTGAATTATCGTCTACAGCCTTGATTTTAATACATAATCATCCGAGTGGGGACCCGACCCCTTCGCGTGCAGATATCGAGATGACCAAAACCATCATCGATACGGCAAAGCCGCTCGGCATCACCGTCCACGACCATATCATCATCGGCAAGGACGGCCACGCCAGCTTCAAGGGCCTTCGGCTGATCTGA
- a CDS encoding PHA/PHB synthase family protein: MAGVDGGAGKKGGKTPGFDASTAEAYLIRDPETFAINVARALENLGKAASEWLAPRERGEIPQASADPVTDLVKTLSDVAEYWMAEPKRSLEAQTHLLSSYYDLWTKSLAQFSNDADSPPENVAESGPAQRRSKRFADADWQTNPFFDFLLKAYQTTVGFADRMVTEADGLDEHTRTKALFYMRQVTEALSPANFVFTNPQVFRETVASSGANLVKGMAQLAEDVAAGNGHLKLRQTDYSKFVIGQNIAVTPGKVVAKSPLCEIIHYAPTTEKVFKPPLLIVPPWINKFYILDLNPQKSFVGWCLEQGHSVFMVSWINPDAGLANKGWDDYINEGIDFALDTIEERTGEKQINAIGYCVGGTLLSSALALHAQQGNERIRSATLLAAQTDFIHAGDLKVFIDEGQLAALDKHMQAVGYLDGSIMATVFNMLRASDLIWPYVVDNYLRGAEPLPFDLLYWNSDSTRVTAASHSFYLRNCYLENNLARGLMRVAGKRINLGDITIPVYDLATRDDHIAPAKSVFTGAALFGGTVEFVLGASGHIAGVINPPQLEKYQYWTGPSPSGDFEAWQAAATAHKGSWWMHWQNWIESQSTEKVKARKPGDGKRPVLGDAPGTYVLS; encoded by the coding sequence ATGGCAGGTGTTGACGGCGGGGCTGGGAAAAAGGGTGGCAAAACGCCCGGCTTCGACGCCAGTACCGCCGAGGCCTACCTGATCCGCGACCCCGAAACCTTCGCGATCAATGTCGCCCGCGCGCTCGAAAACCTCGGCAAGGCCGCCTCCGAATGGTTGGCGCCGCGCGAACGCGGCGAAATTCCACAGGCAAGCGCCGATCCGGTAACCGATCTGGTCAAGACGCTGTCGGATGTCGCCGAATATTGGATGGCCGAACCGAAGCGGTCGCTGGAGGCGCAGACCCATCTTCTCTCCAGCTATTACGATCTTTGGACGAAATCGCTGGCGCAATTTTCCAATGACGCCGATTCGCCCCCGGAAAATGTGGCCGAAAGCGGCCCTGCACAGCGCAGAAGCAAGCGTTTTGCCGATGCCGACTGGCAGACCAATCCGTTCTTCGATTTCCTGCTGAAAGCCTACCAGACCACCGTCGGTTTCGCCGACCGGATGGTGACGGAAGCCGATGGGCTGGATGAGCATACCCGCACCAAGGCGCTGTTCTACATGCGGCAGGTGACGGAGGCGCTTTCGCCGGCCAATTTCGTCTTCACCAACCCGCAGGTTTTTCGCGAGACGGTGGCCTCCAGTGGCGCCAATCTTGTCAAGGGTATGGCGCAGCTGGCCGAGGATGTCGCGGCCGGCAATGGCCATCTGAAACTGCGCCAGACCGATTACAGCAAATTCGTCATCGGCCAGAACATTGCCGTCACGCCTGGGAAGGTCGTGGCGAAAAGCCCGCTCTGCGAAATCATCCATTATGCGCCGACGACGGAAAAGGTCTTCAAACCGCCGCTGCTGATCGTGCCGCCCTGGATCAACAAATTCTACATTCTCGATCTCAACCCGCAGAAATCCTTCGTCGGCTGGTGCCTCGAGCAGGGCCACAGCGTGTTCATGGTCTCCTGGATCAACCCGGACGCCGGCCTCGCCAACAAGGGCTGGGACGATTATATCAATGAGGGCATCGATTTTGCCCTCGACACCATCGAGGAGCGCACCGGCGAGAAGCAAATCAACGCCATCGGTTATTGCGTCGGCGGCACGCTGTTATCCTCGGCGCTGGCGCTGCATGCGCAGCAGGGCAATGAGCGTATCCGCAGCGCCACGCTGCTCGCCGCCCAGACCGATTTCATCCATGCCGGCGATCTCAAGGTCTTCATCGATGAAGGCCAGCTGGCGGCGCTGGACAAGCACATGCAGGCGGTCGGTTATCTCGATGGCTCGATCATGGCCACCGTCTTCAACATGTTGCGCGCTTCCGACCTCATCTGGCCCTATGTGGTCGATAATTACCTGCGCGGCGCCGAGCCCCTCCCCTTCGATCTCCTCTACTGGAATTCCGATTCGACCCGGGTGACGGCCGCCAGTCATTCCTTCTATCTGCGCAATTGTTACCTCGAGAACAATCTCGCCCGCGGGCTGATGCGCGTTGCCGGCAAGCGCATCAATCTCGGCGATATCACGATACCCGTCTACGATCTCGCCACCCGCGACGATCATATCGCGCCGGCGAAATCGGTCTTCACGGGTGCTGCCCTGTTCGGCGGAACGGTGGAATTCGTGCTCGGCGCGTCAGGCCACATTGCCGGTGTCATCAACCCGCCGCAGCTTGAGAAATACCAATATTGGACAGGCCCGTCACCATCAGGAGACTTCGAGGCCTGGCAGGCGGCCGCCACGGCCCATAAGGGTTCCTGGTGGATGCACTGGCAGAACTGGATCGAAAGCCAGAGCACCGAGAAGGTGAAGGCGCGTAAGCCGGGAGACGGCAAGCGCCCGGTGCTCGGCGACGCGCCGGGAACCTACGTCCTTTCCTGA
- the map gene encoding type I methionyl aminopeptidase, translating into MVTYIDAASAPLKNTGVIRLYTPEDFDGMRKACQLTARCLDELAAIVKPGVTTDAIDRFVFEFGADHGALPATLNYRGYTKSVCTSINHVVCHGIPDEKPLRDGDIVNIDVTYVLDGWHGDSSRMYPVGQIKRAAERLMEVTYECLMRGIAAVKPGTRTGAIGAAIQAYAEAERCSVVRDFCGHGVGRLFHDTPNILHYGQPNEGPEIREGMIFTIEPMINLGKPHVKVLSDGWTAVTRDRSLSAQYEHAVGVTATGCEIFTLSPGGFDRPGLPPLA; encoded by the coding sequence ATGGTCACCTATATCGACGCAGCCTCCGCCCCCCTCAAGAACACGGGCGTCATCCGCCTCTATACCCCTGAGGATTTCGATGGCATGCGCAAGGCGTGCCAGTTGACGGCGCGGTGCCTCGATGAGCTGGCGGCGATCGTCAAGCCGGGTGTGACGACCGACGCCATCGACCGTTTCGTCTTCGAATTCGGTGCCGACCACGGCGCGCTGCCGGCCACGCTGAATTATCGCGGTTACACGAAATCCGTCTGCACCTCGATCAACCACGTCGTCTGCCACGGCATTCCGGATGAAAAGCCGCTGCGTGATGGCGATATCGTCAATATCGACGTCACCTATGTGCTTGACGGTTGGCATGGCGATTCGAGCCGCATGTATCCTGTCGGCCAGATCAAGCGCGCCGCCGAGCGGCTGATGGAAGTGACCTATGAATGCCTGATGCGCGGTATCGCGGCGGTGAAGCCCGGCACACGCACCGGCGCGATCGGCGCGGCGATCCAGGCCTATGCGGAAGCGGAACGCTGCTCCGTGGTGCGTGATTTCTGCGGCCACGGCGTCGGGCGTCTGTTCCACGACACGCCCAATATCCTGCATTACGGCCAGCCGAATGAAGGCCCGGAAATCCGCGAGGGCATGATCTTCACCATCGAGCCGATGATCAATCTAGGCAAGCCGCATGTGAAGGTGCTCTCCGATGGCTGGACGGCGGTGACCCGCGACCGCTCCCTCTCTGCGCAATATGAACATGCCGTCGGCGTCACCGCCACCGGCTGTGAAATCTTCACGTTGTCGCCCGGCGGCTTCGATCGCCCGGGCTTGCCGCCGCTCGCATAA
- a CDS encoding TadG family pilus assembly protein: MRTIPSLLPRFLKDKTGNIAISAGLTAPLFIGILALGVDYGYLTLQKRQLQQTADLAAISAAANATDAEKAVQQYFALNGMDLGVKTDQGLLTAKGLQPFDPLNEFASSKGYAEVIKGHYEPDATVPVGKRFVDNALPTNAIKVNIVEQGQIFFASAFTKPPKVSAVGTASSQKIAAFSVGSRLASLDEGILNSLLGGLLGTTVSLKLMDYQALLAADVNALKIVEALAIDLNLTAGTYKDVLQTEISYGKFLDVLTKTTGLQPAVVNILNTLQKTANKSNVKIKLEEILNLGPFSDKLIGTGENLKVTAGVFDLINAAAVAGNGGNQLALNLNANLLGLASVKATLAIGEPPVETPSLAVGGQGTIVRTAQTRLAVNVVVDGLQAIAGLKVNLPLYVEVAHAEARLADIRCTGGGQGTVDVEVVPGVAEIALGNVDTSAFANFGKDPRVTKAAIVDSALLAINGSALINATNMTKTKLTFTQSDITQAKIKSVSTKDTVTTLVSSLLKNLNLDIRLLFLNIDLGGLAGIQAALANTLAVVTAPVDQLLYNVLLVLGVKIGEADVRVTDVRCQQPALVQ; this comes from the coding sequence ATGCGGACCATTCCTTCCCTGCTTCCCCGCTTCCTCAAGGATAAAACGGGCAACATCGCCATTTCGGCCGGGCTCACCGCGCCGCTCTTCATCGGCATATTGGCGCTGGGCGTCGACTACGGTTACCTGACATTGCAGAAACGGCAATTGCAGCAGACCGCAGATCTCGCGGCCATCTCGGCGGCAGCCAATGCCACAGATGCCGAAAAGGCAGTCCAGCAATATTTCGCCCTCAACGGCATGGATCTCGGCGTCAAGACGGACCAGGGTCTTTTGACCGCCAAGGGGCTGCAACCCTTCGATCCCTTGAATGAATTTGCCAGCAGCAAGGGTTATGCCGAAGTCATCAAGGGTCACTATGAGCCGGATGCGACCGTTCCTGTCGGCAAGCGTTTCGTCGACAATGCCTTGCCCACCAATGCCATCAAGGTGAACATCGTCGAACAGGGGCAGATATTCTTTGCCTCCGCCTTCACCAAGCCGCCCAAGGTCTCGGCAGTCGGAACGGCCTCATCCCAGAAGATCGCCGCATTTTCGGTGGGATCGCGGCTGGCGAGCCTCGATGAGGGAATTCTCAACAGCCTGCTCGGCGGCCTTCTCGGCACCACGGTGTCGTTGAAACTCATGGATTATCAGGCGCTTCTCGCCGCCGACGTCAATGCGCTGAAGATCGTGGAGGCGCTGGCCATCGATCTCAACCTCACCGCCGGCACCTACAAGGATGTGTTGCAGACGGAAATCAGCTACGGCAAATTCCTCGACGTGCTGACCAAAACCACCGGCTTGCAGCCGGCCGTGGTCAACATTTTGAATACACTGCAAAAAACAGCCAACAAAAGCAACGTCAAGATCAAGCTCGAGGAAATCCTCAATCTCGGTCCCTTCTCCGACAAGCTGATCGGTACGGGTGAAAACCTCAAGGTGACAGCCGGCGTCTTCGATCTCATCAATGCCGCTGCCGTGGCGGGCAATGGCGGCAACCAGCTGGCGCTTAATCTCAACGCCAATCTCCTCGGCCTCGCCTCGGTCAAGGCAACGCTTGCCATCGGTGAACCGCCCGTCGAAACACCGTCGCTCGCCGTCGGCGGCCAGGGCACCATCGTGCGGACCGCGCAGACCCGGCTGGCGGTCAATGTCGTGGTCGACGGGCTGCAGGCCATTGCCGGCCTCAAGGTCAATCTTCCGCTTTATGTGGAAGTCGCCCATGCCGAAGCGCGGCTTGCCGATATTCGCTGCACGGGCGGCGGACAGGGCACGGTGGATGTGGAAGTCGTTCCCGGCGTTGCCGAAATCGCACTCGGCAATGTCGACACCTCGGCCTTTGCCAATTTCGGCAAGGATCCGCGCGTGACCAAGGCAGCCATCGTGGACTCGGCGCTGCTTGCCATCAATGGCAGCGCCCTCATCAACGCCACCAACATGACGAAGACCAAACTGACCTTCACCCAGTCGGATATTACGCAAGCCAAGATCAAGAGCGTCTCGACCAAAGACACCGTCACCACCCTTGTCAGCTCACTGCTGAAGAACCTTAATCTGGATATCCGGCTCCTCTTCCTCAACATTGATCTGGGAGGTTTGGCGGGCATCCAGGCAGCGCTTGCCAACACGCTTGCGGTGGTCACCGCGCCCGTCGATCAGCTGCTCTACAACGTGCTTCTGGTTCTCGGCGTCAAGATCGGCGAAGCCGATGTGCGGGTCACCGACGTTCGCTGCCAGCAGCCGGCACTGGTGCAATAA
- the sfsA gene encoding DNA/RNA nuclease SfsA, producing MLFTPPLIPATLISRYKRFLFDAVLEDGTAITGSCPNTGSMRGLTTPGSRIWLSEHDSPTRKYRHMFEMVEADGTVVGINTGMPNRLAEEAILNGRIPELAGYSTIRREQKYGRNSRIDFLLSEPGRPDAYVEVKNVHFMREKGLAEFPDTATKRGAKHLEELGDAAEAGYRSVMLYLIQRDDCERMRICADLDPIYALAFQRAMARGVEAYAVKCAVSPTQISVSGTVKMDEWRPAVL from the coding sequence ATGCTCTTCACGCCTCCGCTCATTCCCGCCACACTGATTTCCCGCTACAAGCGTTTCCTGTTCGATGCCGTTCTGGAGGACGGCACCGCGATTACCGGCTCCTGCCCCAATACCGGCTCCATGCGTGGGCTGACGACACCGGGCTCCCGTATCTGGCTCTCCGAGCATGACAGCCCGACCCGCAAGTACCGGCACATGTTTGAAATGGTCGAGGCCGATGGCACCGTGGTCGGTATCAATACCGGCATGCCGAACCGGCTGGCGGAAGAAGCGATCCTGAATGGCCGCATCCCGGAACTGGCCGGCTATTCGACAATCCGCCGCGAACAGAAATACGGCCGCAATTCCCGCATCGATTTCCTGCTGTCGGAACCTGGTCGGCCGGATGCCTATGTGGAAGTGAAGAACGTGCATTTCATGCGCGAGAAGGGTCTTGCCGAATTTCCTGATACAGCCACCAAACGTGGCGCCAAACATCTGGAGGAACTGGGTGACGCAGCGGAAGCTGGTTACCGCTCAGTGATGCTCTATCTCATCCAGCGCGACGATTGCGAGCGGATGCGCATCTGCGCCGATCTCGACCCCATCTATGCACTGGCCTTTCAGCGGGCGATGGCACGCGGGGTGGAGGCCTATGCGGTGAAATGCGCGGTCTCGCCGACACAAATTTCGGTCAGCGGAACGGTTAAGATGGACGAATGGCGTCCGGCTGTTTTATGA
- a CDS encoding acyl carrier protein → MGVTATFDKVADIIAETSEIDRETITPESHTIDDLGIDSLDFLDIVFAIDKEFGIKIPLEQWTQEVNEGKVSTEEYFVLKNLCAKIDELRAAKG, encoded by the coding sequence ATGGGCGTGACAGCTACATTCGACAAGGTTGCCGACATTATCGCCGAAACCAGCGAAATCGACCGCGAAACCATTACGCCGGAGAGCCACACGATCGACGATCTGGGCATCGACAGCCTCGACTTTCTCGATATCGTTTTTGCCATCGACAAGGAATTCGGCATCAAGATTCCGCTCGAGCAGTGGACGCAGGAAGTCAACGAAGGCAAGGTTTCCACCGAAGAATACTTCGTGCTGAAGAACCTCTGCGCCAAGATCGACGAATTGCGCGCCGCCAAGGGCTGA
- a CDS encoding 3-hydroxyacyl-ACP dehydratase FabZ family protein — protein MLLEYFQMIDKVESVDMATRTLKAQSVVPDHSPVFEGHFPGMPLVPGVLLIETMAQASGMMVLAFSDFASMPFLMSVDGAKMRTFVEPGAVLDIEAVLEHDGSGFAVTKAKITSAGKKVCDAQLKLRTMPFSEIPLGPIVKKRAEEVGLMAAIAADAQK, from the coding sequence ATGCTGCTTGAATATTTTCAGATGATCGACAAGGTCGAATCCGTGGATATGGCGACGCGCACGCTGAAGGCGCAGTCGGTCGTTCCGGACCATAGCCCGGTTTTCGAAGGCCACTTTCCCGGCATGCCGCTGGTTCCGGGTGTACTCCTGATCGAGACCATGGCGCAGGCTTCCGGCATGATGGTTCTGGCATTTTCCGATTTTGCGTCCATGCCGTTCCTGATGTCGGTCGATGGCGCCAAGATGCGCACCTTCGTGGAGCCGGGCGCCGTTCTCGACATCGAGGCGGTGCTGGAGCATGACGGTTCGGGCTTTGCCGTTACCAAGGCGAAGATCACCTCTGCCGGCAAGAAGGTCTGCGACGCGCAACTGAAACTGCGCACCATGCCGTTCAGCGAAATTCCGCTCGGTCCCATCGTCAAGAAGCGGGCCGAGGAAGTTGGCCTGATGGCGGCCATTGCCGCGGACGCGCAGAAATAA